In Cytobacillus oceanisediminis, the following proteins share a genomic window:
- a CDS encoding SurA N-terminal domain-containing protein yields the protein MKKLMYPFLLVLISAVLAACGADDESKSADKKEEAKTAETDQQDQQKQMEEMQKKMDKQKLDEEKTVAIVNDQEILGREYNSVLTSSQMMYQQMGQDPTTKDAAEKIKEQTLDSLVGQTLLLQEADKKGYKASDEEVKKQLEETKGQFKDDKEFETAMKQAGLNPDSLEKEIANNIKYTKYINGEIKPGEVTDAEIQKFYDEYASQGGAEGQEPPKLEEVKPQIKQQLEQQKQQDMLVKHVEELKKSAKIDIKV from the coding sequence ATGAAAAAACTAATGTATCCCTTTTTACTAGTTTTAATATCTGCCGTTTTAGCTGCTTGTGGAGCTGATGATGAAAGCAAGAGTGCAGATAAAAAAGAGGAAGCGAAAACAGCTGAAACCGACCAGCAGGACCAGCAAAAGCAAATGGAAGAAATGCAAAAGAAAATGGACAAGCAAAAGCTTGATGAAGAAAAGACTGTCGCAATCGTTAATGACCAGGAAATTCTTGGCCGCGAGTATAACAGCGTGCTTACTTCATCACAGATGATGTATCAGCAAATGGGACAAGACCCTACTACCAAAGATGCTGCAGAGAAAATCAAGGAGCAGACACTCGACAGTCTAGTCGGCCAGACACTTCTTCTCCAGGAGGCAGACAAAAAAGGCTACAAAGCTTCTGATGAAGAAGTCAAAAAGCAGCTGGAAGAAACAAAAGGACAATTCAAGGACGACAAGGAATTCGAAACAGCAATGAAACAGGCTGGCCTTAACCCTGACTCATTAGAGAAGGAAATTGCCAACAATATAAAATATACGAAATATATTAACGGCGAGATTAAACCAGGGGAAGTTACAGATGCTGAAATTCAGAAATTCTATGATGAATATGCCAGCCAGGGCGGTGCAGAAGGACAGGAGCCACCTAAATTGGAGGAAGTAAAGCCTCAGATCAAACAGCAGCTCGAACAGCAAAAACAGCAGGATATGCTGGTTAAGCATGTAGAAGAATTGAAGAAAAGTGCAAAAATTGATATTAAGGTATAA